A genomic region of Pseudopipra pipra isolate bDixPip1 chromosome W, bDixPip1.hap1, whole genome shotgun sequence contains the following coding sequences:
- the LOC135405061 gene encoding LOW QUALITY PROTEIN: spindle and kinetochore-associated protein 1-like (The sequence of the model RefSeq protein was modified relative to this genomic sequence to represent the inferred CDS: inserted 1 base in 1 codon), translated as MAVGSAGKTDTPAVHCAGAHGCHYRGRHRRMRGHATPSRGRRSDPAGPRLGPGTAPQSRTEPLPLLPTAAGPGPLHPDRSYYQSAGTQGRDRCCQGHSTAAAAHAGTDRLGGAEAGPGLDFVNRRQFFLLVIQVMVNCVYTTSLQQNRSPYYLSAIYTLNIHSFHSVTVPTVKHEEQTKVAEPEPAKKPAKEKRVIKEIPLIMAEEFEAVPAYLKGRLVYDQINAVVQEINKAVVGKYKIMHRPLKSMSFAVRNLYDRFIQEETKDTKGIFFIVEADIKAFTQLKVXHSILSILRHCHRVREVRGSNLVRYIIC; from the exons ATGGCTGTCGGCAGCGCGGGGAAAACAGACACCCCTGCCGTCCACTGCGCCGGGGCCCACGGCTGCCATTACCGGGGCCGCCACCGGCGCATGCGTGGGCATGCCACTCCGAGCAGGGGCCGCCGCAGCGATCCCGCTGGCCCCCGGCTGGGGCCGGGCACGGCACCGCAATCACGCACAGAGCCGCTGCCGCTGCTGCCCAccgcggcagggccggggccgctccaCCCGGACCGCAGCTACTACCAGTCCGCCGGCACCCAGGGCCGCGACCGCTGCTGCCAGGGCCACTCCacggctgctgctgcccacgcGGGCACAGACAGACTTGGCGGCGCCGAGGCCGGACCCGGCCTAGATTTTGTAAACAGGCGTCAGTTCTTTCTTCTCGTCATCCAGGTCATGGTGAACTGTGTCTATACCACGTCACTGCAGCAGAACAGG TCTCCTTACTACTTATCTGCTATTTATACACTTAATATTCATTCATTTCACAGCGTCACCGTGCCAACTGTGAAACACGAAGAACAAACAAAAGTGGCAGAACCTGAACCTGCTAAGAAAcctgcaaaagagaaaagagtCATTAAAGAAATACCATTAATAATGGCAGAAGAATTTGAAGCTGTTCCTGC gTATCTGAAAGGTCGTTTAGTGTATGATCAGATTAATGCAGTTGTTCAAGAGATTAACAAGGCCGTCGTGGGCAAGTACAAGATCATGCATCGGCCTTTGAAATCTATGAGTTTTGCAGTCAGAAATCTCTATGACAGGTTCATACAAGAAGAAACTAAAGATACAaaaggtattt TTTTTATTGTGGAGGCTGATATCAAGGCGTTCACCCAGCTGAAGG GACACAGCATCCTGAGCATCCTGAGGCACTGCCACAGAGTGAGAGAAGTTCGTGGCTCAAACCTGGTCCGCTACATCATCTGCTAA